The Gordonia sp. KTR9 genome contains a region encoding:
- a CDS encoding amidohydrolase family protein yields MPLQDHMQLISTDDHLIEPANLWIDRLPRKFIEAGPRIIEKVMNDPDRPAHVWTMEGKIYPYIGLNAVAGKKPEEFGAEPVRFDDMLPGCYDPKARVNDMDIDGVQAALSFPSFPKFAGTIFLQNEDRELALLCVQAWNDYVLDEWCPTAPDRFIPLVILPLWDADLCVQEIHRTAAKGAKAVSFPENPAPLGLPSFHTDHWDGVFSACEETGLPLCVHFGTSGKPPITAPEAPMAVMIALFGCNSMYATADLLFSPVFHRHPRLKFALSEGGIGWVPYMLERIDATWEKHRFYQNINQTVRPSDLFREHIYGCFIEDDHGIANRHLVGIDNITWECDYPHSDSNWPNSRKVVTEAMRNVPDAEVEKMVETNARRLFNFPRVGA; encoded by the coding sequence ATGCCACTGCAAGACCACATGCAGCTCATCTCCACGGACGATCACCTGATCGAACCGGCCAACCTCTGGATCGACCGACTGCCTCGCAAATTCATCGAGGCCGGACCGCGCATCATCGAGAAGGTGATGAACGATCCCGATCGCCCTGCGCACGTCTGGACGATGGAAGGCAAGATCTACCCGTACATCGGCCTGAATGCGGTTGCCGGGAAGAAGCCCGAAGAGTTCGGTGCGGAACCGGTCCGCTTCGACGACATGCTGCCCGGATGCTACGACCCGAAGGCGCGCGTCAACGACATGGACATCGACGGAGTCCAGGCGGCGTTGTCCTTCCCCTCATTCCCCAAGTTCGCCGGCACGATCTTCCTGCAGAACGAGGATCGCGAACTCGCCTTGCTCTGTGTTCAAGCGTGGAACGACTATGTGCTCGACGAATGGTGCCCGACCGCTCCGGACCGCTTCATCCCGCTGGTGATCCTGCCGTTGTGGGATGCCGATCTCTGCGTGCAGGAGATCCACCGGACTGCCGCCAAGGGAGCGAAGGCGGTCTCCTTCCCGGAGAACCCGGCTCCGCTCGGGTTGCCGTCATTCCACACCGATCACTGGGACGGCGTCTTCTCCGCGTGTGAGGAGACGGGGCTGCCGCTGTGCGTGCACTTCGGCACCTCCGGTAAGCCGCCGATCACCGCGCCCGAGGCGCCGATGGCCGTGATGATCGCCTTGTTCGGTTGCAACTCGATGTACGCGACGGCGGACCTGTTGTTCTCGCCGGTGTTCCACCGCCACCCGCGGCTGAAGTTCGCTCTTTCCGAGGGCGGAATCGGCTGGGTTCCCTACATGCTGGAGCGGATCGACGCGACCTGGGAGAAGCACCGCTTCTACCAGAACATCAATCAGACCGTCCGTCCGTCGGACCTGTTCCGCGAGCACATCTACGGATGTTTCATCGAGGACGACCACGGCATCGCGAACCGGCACCTGGTCGGTATCGACAACATCACCTGGGAGTGCGACTACCCGCACTCGGACTCGAACTGGCCCAACAGTCGCAAGGTCGTGACCGAGGCCATGCGCAACGTGCCCGACGCCGAGGTCGAGAAAATGGTCGAAACCAACGCGCGCAGGCTGTTCAACTTCCCGCGGGTCGGTGCGTGA
- a CDS encoding TetR/AcrR family transcriptional regulator, with product MPNPDHIAGLRIDPNPVASARPRRSATRSRIAEAAAQIFAEVGFADTTMEAVAERADVSARTVYRHFGSKGALLAAGFAVRISNCLARVSVLLDSGMDLRSSLESAVRAGFLDQSEHTGGLVATAAGEGELWAQWLWAAHRQHNVLARLLCRADGRPAEEATSPVWQFRAGALLNAFVTAHELWIRHPGQRELRDLLVETIETMMPILSSSEPLAPPMNGLC from the coding sequence ATGCCGAATCCCGATCACATCGCCGGACTCCGCATCGATCCCAACCCCGTGGCGTCCGCGCGACCCCGCCGATCGGCCACCCGCAGTCGGATCGCTGAGGCAGCTGCGCAGATCTTCGCCGAAGTCGGGTTCGCCGACACCACGATGGAGGCTGTGGCCGAGCGGGCTGACGTGTCGGCGCGCACGGTCTACCGGCACTTCGGTAGCAAGGGGGCGTTGCTGGCCGCCGGTTTCGCGGTCCGGATCTCGAATTGCCTGGCGCGGGTGTCCGTCTTGCTCGACAGCGGAATGGATCTCCGTTCGAGTCTCGAGAGTGCCGTGCGAGCCGGATTCCTCGACCAGTCCGAGCACACCGGGGGGCTGGTCGCGACTGCGGCCGGGGAGGGCGAGCTGTGGGCGCAGTGGCTCTGGGCAGCGCACCGCCAGCACAATGTGCTGGCGCGTCTGCTGTGTCGTGCCGATGGGCGACCCGCCGAGGAAGCGACGTCCCCGGTCTGGCAATTCCGTGCCGGTGCGCTGCTGAACGCCTTCGTCACCGCCCACGAGCTGTGGATTCGACACCCCGGGCAGCGAGAACTCCGAGACCTGCTCGTCGAGACGATCGAGACCATGATGCCGATTCTGAGCAGCTCCGAGCCCCTGGCTCCACCGATGAACGGACTCTGCTGA
- a CDS encoding cytochrome P450, with the protein MSDNAAAVASPTTGTTPPERVEVPSHVPQELVHWVDHHNDEIVHIDPIGFMDDLREQFRVFYSPAYEGFWAVTRWEDQREVFQRPEDFSSSPVGLPGGPGYGGLKMLPIELDPPEHKKYRALINPVFGPKRIGPMEDHIRATANALIDDILAAGGSEVQFMEAYAEQLPVRIFTEMLGLPFEEHKKFIGWVSAILHSSQIGDGLARKREAGGEVTNYLTQLIAERAADIDSGVENDDLITVLLNSEVDGEKLTHDEVLRMSFLLFIAGLDTVTAAHGLMFRYLADNPEHRAQIVADPEFIPNAIEELLRFNSFVNDARTVTHDLEFAGVQMKKGDRVWLHSGSACRDPREFDDPLTVDFHRRPNRHLAFAAGAHRCAGSNLARLELRISFEEWHRRIPEYRVTPGAELRMHCGGVAGLESLPLTLG; encoded by the coding sequence ATGAGTGACAACGCGGCCGCAGTGGCCTCGCCGACTACAGGCACGACGCCTCCGGAGCGGGTCGAGGTGCCCTCGCATGTACCCCAAGAACTCGTTCACTGGGTCGATCATCACAACGACGAGATCGTCCACATCGACCCGATCGGCTTCATGGACGACCTCCGTGAGCAGTTCCGCGTCTTCTACAGCCCTGCGTACGAGGGCTTCTGGGCCGTCACGCGCTGGGAGGACCAGCGTGAGGTGTTCCAGCGCCCGGAGGACTTCTCGAGTTCACCGGTCGGGTTGCCGGGCGGGCCGGGCTATGGCGGACTCAAGATGCTCCCGATCGAACTCGACCCCCCGGAGCACAAGAAGTACCGCGCACTGATCAATCCGGTGTTCGGACCCAAACGGATCGGCCCCATGGAGGACCACATCCGGGCGACCGCCAACGCACTGATCGACGACATCCTCGCCGCCGGTGGAAGCGAAGTCCAGTTCATGGAGGCCTACGCCGAACAGCTTCCCGTGCGGATCTTCACCGAGATGCTCGGTCTGCCGTTCGAGGAACACAAGAAGTTCATCGGGTGGGTGAGCGCGATCCTGCACAGCTCGCAGATCGGCGACGGACTCGCGCGCAAGCGGGAGGCCGGCGGAGAGGTCACCAACTACCTGACCCAGCTGATCGCCGAGCGCGCCGCCGACATCGACTCCGGAGTCGAGAACGATGACCTCATCACCGTCCTCCTCAACAGCGAGGTCGACGGTGAGAAGCTCACGCACGACGAAGTGCTGCGCATGTCCTTCCTGCTGTTCATCGCCGGTCTCGACACCGTCACGGCGGCGCACGGCCTGATGTTCCGCTACCTCGCCGACAACCCTGAGCACCGTGCGCAGATCGTCGCCGATCCCGAGTTCATCCCGAACGCCATCGAGGAACTGCTGCGGTTCAACAGTTTCGTCAACGACGCTCGTACGGTCACGCACGACCTCGAGTTCGCCGGTGTGCAGATGAAGAAGGGCGATCGGGTGTGGCTGCACAGCGGGTCGGCCTGCCGCGACCCGCGTGAGTTCGACGATCCGCTCACGGTGGATTTCCATCGTCGTCCGAACCGGCACCTCGCCTTCGCCGCCGGCGCCCATCGGTGCGCAGGTTCGAACCTCGCCCGTCTCGAACTGCGCATCTCGTTCGAGGAATGGCATCGTCGTATTCCCGAGTACCGTGTGACCCCCGGCGCGGAGCTGCGCATGCATTGCGGTGGAGTCGCCGGTCTGGAATCCCTCCCGTTGACTCTGGGCTGA
- a CDS encoding Zn-dependent alcohol dehydrogenase — protein sequence MKTRAAVLLEQGRPWEILELDLDDPGPGEVRVKMKVAGLCHSDKHVKVGGGARFPIVAGHEGAGVVDAVGDGVDSVAPGDNVAISWIPACGRCRWCNDGQSNLCDLGANMMTGELAAGGFRFHHEGQDLGGEGAVGTFSEYTVVNERSVVKIDDDTPLEHASLVSCGVTTGWGAVVNAGGARPGDAIAIYGCGGIGANAVRAAAALGPDLLVVIEPVEWKRDFAKQQGADLVFADAEQAQAEVWERTRGVGVDIAVVTTGVASAEVTGQAFALTRKGGKIVLVSTADDMMEDTVVLPGSLLTFFQKTVVGTLFGHCNPHSDVPKMLRMARDGKLNLDGLVTRRYSLDDVNKGFDDLLAGENIRGVIAFDN from the coding sequence ATGAAGACACGTGCAGCAGTGCTCCTCGAACAGGGCAGGCCGTGGGAGATCCTTGAACTCGACCTCGATGACCCGGGACCCGGTGAGGTCCGCGTCAAGATGAAGGTGGCGGGGCTGTGTCATTCCGACAAGCATGTCAAAGTCGGTGGGGGAGCCAGGTTTCCGATTGTCGCAGGCCACGAGGGTGCCGGTGTCGTCGACGCCGTCGGAGACGGCGTCGACTCGGTGGCCCCCGGGGACAACGTGGCTATCTCCTGGATTCCGGCCTGCGGGCGATGCCGCTGGTGCAACGACGGACAGAGCAATCTGTGTGACCTCGGCGCGAACATGATGACCGGCGAGCTCGCTGCGGGGGGGTTTCGCTTCCATCACGAGGGACAGGACCTGGGGGGAGAGGGCGCAGTGGGCACCTTCTCCGAGTACACCGTGGTCAACGAACGCTCTGTGGTGAAGATCGACGACGACACACCGCTCGAGCACGCCTCGCTGGTCAGCTGCGGCGTGACCACCGGTTGGGGTGCCGTGGTCAATGCCGGCGGCGCTCGTCCGGGTGACGCGATCGCAATCTACGGCTGTGGCGGTATCGGCGCCAACGCGGTGCGGGCGGCCGCGGCACTCGGTCCCGACCTGCTCGTGGTGATCGAACCCGTCGAGTGGAAGCGGGACTTCGCCAAGCAGCAGGGTGCAGATCTGGTCTTCGCCGACGCCGAGCAAGCCCAAGCCGAGGTCTGGGAACGGACCCGCGGCGTCGGCGTCGACATCGCCGTCGTCACCACCGGCGTCGCTTCGGCAGAGGTGACCGGACAGGCGTTTGCGCTTACCCGTAAAGGCGGCAAAATCGTCCTGGTCTCAACGGCCGATGACATGATGGAGGACACCGTCGTCCTGCCCGGATCGCTGCTCACCTTCTTTCAGAAGACCGTGGTGGGAACGCTTTTCGGTCATTGCAATCCGCACTCCGACGTCCCGAAGATGCTCCGCATGGCGCGTGACGGCAAGTTGAACCTCGACGGTCTCGTGACAAGACGTTATTCACTGGACGACGTCAACAAGGGCTTCGACGACCTGCTCGCGGGTGAGAACATTCGCGGCGTCATCGCCTTCGACAACTGA
- a CDS encoding cyclase family protein: protein MSGSDRPPFDDLPLLEGMKIRSAWGHYGSKDSLGAVNLITEDVVRAAAALVHSGERFVLSMPLSMPDPPFFGREPLKHESFSTYQDVTDDRLDNFYPQAGSQWDALGHHGYPAERGFYNGRTEADVLEKGELGIDGPAARGLVTRGVLLDVPRHLERSGVDYSPDSRFEIGADLLADIARSQGVELRTGDILCVRTGWVGYYKGLDEGARRNLAEASHRLAFETPGLGPAEGIGRLVWESGIVAVAVDNPGVEPFPPPMVTEPQPGPDTENLVHTQLLTALGVHLGEFFDFDALAEACAADGRYDFLLTSAPLWIDGGIGSPPNALAIR from the coding sequence CCCCTCCTGGAGGGGATGAAGATCCGCTCCGCCTGGGGCCACTACGGCTCCAAGGATTCACTCGGAGCCGTCAACCTCATCACCGAAGACGTGGTGCGTGCCGCCGCGGCACTGGTGCACAGCGGGGAGCGCTTCGTGCTCTCGATGCCGCTGTCGATGCCCGATCCGCCCTTTTTCGGCCGCGAACCGCTCAAACACGAGTCGTTCAGCACCTATCAGGACGTCACCGACGACCGACTCGACAATTTCTATCCGCAGGCCGGCAGCCAGTGGGATGCGTTGGGCCATCATGGATATCCGGCCGAACGCGGCTTCTACAACGGACGCACCGAGGCGGACGTACTGGAAAAGGGTGAGCTCGGCATCGACGGGCCGGCGGCGCGAGGTCTGGTGACGCGGGGGGTGCTGCTCGACGTCCCGCGTCATCTCGAACGCAGTGGCGTGGACTATTCACCGGACAGCCGCTTCGAGATCGGCGCCGACTTGCTCGCCGACATCGCCCGGTCACAGGGCGTCGAACTCCGAACCGGCGACATCCTGTGCGTGCGCACGGGATGGGTCGGATACTACAAGGGCCTCGATGAGGGTGCCCGTCGCAACCTGGCCGAGGCCAGCCACCGGCTGGCTTTCGAGACCCCCGGCCTCGGGCCGGCGGAGGGTATCGGGCGGCTCGTCTGGGAGTCGGGCATCGTGGCAGTGGCCGTCGACAACCCGGGTGTCGAGCCCTTCCCGCCGCCGATGGTCACCGAGCCCCAACCGGGTCCGGACACCGAAAACCTCGTGCACACTCAACTTCTCACCGCGCTGGGGGTGCACTTGGGCGAGTTCTTCGACTTCGACGCGCTCGCCGAGGCCTGTGCAGCCGACGGACGCTACGACTTCTTGCTCACCTCGGCCCCGCTGTGGATCGACGGTGGCATCGGCTCCCCGCCGAACGCGCTGGCAATCCGCTGA